The following proteins come from a genomic window of Pseudomonas syringae:
- a CDS encoding TIGR02647 family protein, with protein sequence MSYTPELVAELEILALFNLGNTQEGLKVHHVAAPTAVAAAKRLFEKGLTTQVDGGYLTSLGLEAAQHAQSILTILNVSKQAA encoded by the coding sequence ATGTCGTATACCCCTGAGTTGGTTGCCGAACTGGAAATCCTTGCACTGTTCAATCTGGGAAACACCCAGGAAGGCCTCAAAGTTCATCACGTCGCGGCCCCCACTGCCGTCGCAGCAGCAAAAAGACTTTTCGAAAAAGGCCTCACGACCCAGGTCGATGGCGGTTATCTGACCAGCCTCGGGCTTGAGGCTGCACAACATGCGCAGTCGATCCTGACCATCCTCAACGTCTCGAAACAGGCAGCCTGA
- the lysA gene encoding diaminopimelate decarboxylase, with protein sequence MDAFNYRDGELFAEGVALSGIAERFGTPTYVYSRAHIEAQYRAYADALAGMPHLVCFAVKANSNLGVLNVLARLGAGFDIVSRGELERVLAAGGKAEKIVFSGVGKTREDMRRALEVGVHCFNVESTDELERLQEVAAELDVRAPISLRVNPDVDAGTHPYISTGLKENKFGIAIAAAEDVYIRASQLPNLEVIGVDCHIGSQLTTLEPFIDALDRLLDLVDRLGDCGIHLHHIDLGGGLGVRYRDEEPPLAADYIKAVRERLAGRDLGLLFEPGRFIVANAGVLLTRIEYLKHTEHKDFAIVDAAMNDLIRPALYQAWMDVTAVRPRDSEPRAYDIVGPICETGDFLAKGRELALAEGDLLAVHSAGAYGFVMSSNYNTRGRAAEVLVDGSEAFEVRRRETVAELFAGESLLPE encoded by the coding sequence ATGGACGCCTTCAACTACCGCGACGGTGAGCTGTTCGCGGAAGGGGTAGCCTTGTCCGGCATTGCCGAGCGCTTCGGTACGCCGACCTACGTCTACTCGCGCGCTCACATCGAAGCGCAATACCGTGCCTACGCCGATGCGCTGGCTGGCATGCCGCACCTGGTCTGCTTTGCGGTCAAGGCCAACTCCAACCTGGGTGTACTCAATGTCCTGGCGCGTCTTGGCGCCGGTTTCGACATTGTTTCGCGTGGTGAGCTGGAGCGTGTGCTGGCGGCTGGCGGCAAGGCGGAAAAAATCGTGTTTTCCGGCGTCGGCAAGACCCGTGAAGACATGCGCAGGGCGCTTGAAGTCGGCGTGCATTGCTTCAATGTCGAGTCCACCGACGAGCTCGAGCGCTTGCAGGAAGTGGCTGCCGAACTCGATGTTCGTGCGCCGATTTCGCTACGCGTCAATCCGGACGTGGATGCCGGCACCCATCCGTACATTTCCACAGGCCTGAAAGAAAACAAGTTCGGCATTGCCATTGCCGCTGCCGAGGACGTTTACATCCGCGCCTCGCAGTTGCCGAATCTGGAAGTCATCGGGGTCGATTGCCATATCGGTTCACAACTGACCACCCTTGAACCCTTTATCGATGCACTGGATCGCCTGCTGGATCTGGTCGACCGTCTGGGCGATTGCGGCATCCACCTGCACCACATCGATCTGGGTGGCGGTCTTGGCGTGCGTTACCGCGATGAAGAGCCTCCGCTGGCCGCTGACTACATCAAGGCTGTACGCGAGCGTCTTGCCGGTCGCGATCTAGGCCTGCTGTTCGAACCGGGGCGCTTTATTGTCGCCAATGCGGGCGTGCTGCTGACCCGGATCGAATACCTCAAGCACACCGAGCACAAGGATTTCGCCATCGTCGATGCGGCGATGAACGACCTGATCCGCCCCGCCCTGTATCAGGCCTGGATGGACGTCACAGCGGTACGCCCGCGTGACAGCGAACCGCGTGCCTACGACATCGTAGGGCCGATCTGCGAAACCGGCGACTTCCTTGCCAAGGGCCGCGAACTGGCACTGGCCGAAGGCGATCTGCTGGCTGTGCACTCGGCCGGCGCTTACGGTTTTGTCATGAGCTCGAACTACAACACCCGTGGCCGTGCCGCTGAGGTACTGGTCGACGGTTCCGAGGCGTTTGAAGTGCGTCGTCGCGAAACCGTGGCCGAGCTTTTCGCTGGCGAAAGCCTGCTGCCGGAGTAA
- the lptM gene encoding LPS translocon maturation chaperone LptM has translation MKRLISSLAALVAVACLVTACGQKGPLYLPDDTKTPEEQAKSQSHKHL, from the coding sequence ATGAAGCGCCTGATCTCTTCGCTTGCTGCGCTTGTCGCGGTCGCGTGTCTTGTTACAGCCTGTGGCCAAAAAGGCCCGCTGTATCTGCCGGATGACACCAAAACCCCGGAAGAACAAGCCAAATCGCAATCGCACAAGCATCTTTAA
- a CDS encoding glutathione S-transferase family protein, protein MLKLYGFAASNYFNMVKLALLEKQLPFEVVPLHGCQSPEVLAVSARGKVPVLGTVDGFISETDVILRYIEDISPGLPLLPESPFARAQVWTIAKEIELYIELPARLCYVEVIFGGRPTPPDLKAKARRDLIKGFAALAQRGVFAPYVAGGQFTVADLYFLYSVDLAQQVGERLFDLDLLGNMPAARALQARLAQNPNVQRVAADREADWPAFMARVQSAGRAG, encoded by the coding sequence ATGCTGAAGCTTTATGGATTTGCTGCGAGCAACTATTTCAATATGGTCAAACTGGCACTGCTGGAGAAACAGCTGCCTTTCGAGGTGGTGCCGCTGCACGGCTGCCAGAGCCCGGAGGTACTGGCCGTCAGTGCCCGCGGTAAAGTACCTGTGCTGGGCACGGTTGACGGTTTCATCAGTGAAACAGACGTCATTTTGCGTTATATCGAGGATATTTCCCCTGGCCTGCCATTGCTGCCCGAGAGCCCGTTTGCACGGGCTCAGGTCTGGACCATCGCCAAGGAAATCGAGCTGTACATCGAGCTGCCTGCGCGCCTGTGCTACGTAGAAGTGATCTTTGGCGGACGGCCGACGCCGCCGGATCTGAAGGCCAAAGCGCGCCGCGACCTCATCAAGGGCTTCGCTGCCCTGGCGCAACGCGGCGTGTTTGCGCCCTATGTGGCTGGCGGGCAATTCACCGTGGCAGATCTGTATTTTCTATACAGCGTCGACCTGGCGCAGCAAGTGGGGGAGCGGCTGTTCGATCTGGACCTGCTCGGGAATATGCCCGCAGCGCGAGCCTTGCAGGCGCGTCTTGCGCAGAACCCGAACGTCCAGCGAGTAGCGGCCGACAGGGAGGCGGACTGGCCGGCTTTCATGGCCCGAGTGCAGAGCGCAGGCCGGGCTGGCTAG
- a CDS encoding secondary thiamine-phosphate synthase enzyme YjbQ, whose amino-acid sequence MWHQSRIALRARPRGFHLVSDEIQAGLPQLRSCRVGLLHLWLQHTSASLTINENADPAVRRDFERFFNRLVPQGVDGYEHDDEGPDDLPAHFKASLLGCQLVLPVTEGRLALGTWQGIYLGEHRDAGGSRNVLATLQGEWI is encoded by the coding sequence ATGTGGCATCAGTCCAGAATCGCCTTGCGGGCCAGACCCCGAGGGTTTCATCTGGTTTCCGACGAAATACAGGCAGGTCTGCCGCAGTTGCGGAGTTGTCGGGTTGGATTGCTACACTTGTGGCTGCAACATACCTCGGCGTCGTTGACCATCAACGAAAATGCCGACCCGGCGGTGCGTCGTGACTTCGAGCGTTTTTTCAACCGTCTGGTGCCCCAGGGCGTGGACGGCTACGAACATGACGACGAAGGCCCTGATGACTTGCCAGCACATTTCAAGGCCAGCTTGCTGGGCTGTCAGTTGGTTCTGCCGGTGACGGAAGGCCGTCTGGCGCTGGGCACCTGGCAAGGTATTTATCTAGGCGAACATCGAGACGCTGGTGGATCTCGTAACGTCCTTGCCACCCTCCAGGGTGAATGGATATAA
- the dapF gene encoding diaminopimelate epimerase: protein MLLRFTKMHGLGNDFMVLDLVSQHAHILPKHAKQWGDRHTGIGFDQLLLVEAPNNPDVDFRYRIFNSDGSEVEQCGNGARCFARFVLDKRLTAKKQIRVETKGGIIELDIRSDGQISVDMGPPRFVPADIPFQAPEQATHYSVDVDGQTVELAAVSMGNPHAVLRVDDINNAPVHELGPKLEHHPRFPARVNVGFLHVVDRQRAQLRVWERGAGETQACGTGACAAAVAAISQGWMDSPLLIDLPGGRLSIEWAGPGHSVMMTGPATRVYEGQVRL, encoded by the coding sequence ATGCTGCTGCGTTTTACCAAGATGCACGGGCTGGGTAACGACTTCATGGTCCTGGACCTGGTGAGTCAGCACGCGCACATCCTGCCCAAACACGCCAAACAGTGGGGCGACCGTCACACGGGTATCGGTTTCGATCAGCTGTTGCTGGTCGAGGCACCGAACAATCCGGATGTGGATTTTCGCTATCGCATCTTCAACTCGGACGGTTCCGAGGTCGAACAATGCGGCAACGGCGCACGCTGTTTCGCACGCTTCGTGCTCGACAAGCGCCTGACCGCCAAGAAACAGATACGGGTCGAGACCAAAGGCGGCATCATCGAACTGGATATCCGCAGCGACGGGCAGATCAGCGTCGACATGGGACCGCCGCGCTTCGTTCCGGCAGACATCCCCTTTCAGGCACCCGAGCAGGCCACCCATTACTCGGTCGACGTCGACGGACAGACCGTCGAACTGGCCGCAGTATCGATGGGCAATCCTCACGCCGTGCTACGGGTCGATGACATCAACAATGCGCCTGTGCATGAGCTGGGCCCGAAACTTGAGCACCACCCGCGCTTTCCGGCGCGGGTCAACGTCGGCTTCCTCCACGTTGTGGATCGCCAGCGTGCGCAGTTGCGTGTCTGGGAGCGCGGTGCCGGGGAAACCCAGGCCTGTGGCACCGGCGCCTGTGCAGCAGCAGTGGCCGCCATCAGCCAGGGCTGGATGGACTCGCCCCTGTTGATCGACCTGCCCGGAGGACGCCTGTCCATCGAATGGGCCGGCCCGGGACACTCCGTGATGATGACCGGCCCTGCGACCCGGGTCTACGAAGGCCAAGTTCGTCTTTAA
- the rnk gene encoding nucleoside diphosphate kinase regulator — translation MTTAPSIILTRLDVQRLETLIDSQDEDTPGLQALQAELDRAEQVVGHDEVPAGVVTMNSRVHCREEVSGKDYHLKLVYPQDAGVDGTVSVLAPMGSALLGLQVGQHIDWPAPGGKTLKLTLLAVEYQPEAAGEYE, via the coding sequence ATGACCACAGCACCTTCGATCATCCTCACCCGGCTCGACGTACAGCGTCTCGAGACGCTCATCGACAGCCAGGACGAAGACACGCCGGGCCTCCAGGCACTGCAAGCCGAACTGGACCGCGCCGAACAAGTGGTTGGCCACGATGAAGTGCCTGCGGGCGTTGTGACCATGAACTCACGTGTGCACTGCCGTGAAGAAGTCAGTGGCAAGGACTACCACCTGAAACTGGTCTACCCGCAGGATGCAGGCGTAGACGGCACCGTCTCGGTCCTCGCGCCCATGGGCTCGGCCCTGCTGGGCCTGCAGGTCGGCCAGCACATCGACTGGCCCGCCCCGGGCGGCAAGACCCTCAAACTGACGCTGCTGGCGGTCGAGTATCAACCAGAGGCAGCGGGCGAGTACGAGTAA
- a CDS encoding DUF1289 domain-containing protein produces the protein MSQTPARPPKPLFSNVSPAVASPCISLCRLDEQKVCLGCFRHVEDIREWRSADDDRRRQIRRDADERRASFEAGQAVG, from the coding sequence GTGAGCCAGACACCCGCTCGACCGCCCAAACCGCTTTTCAGCAACGTCAGCCCGGCGGTGGCATCACCTTGCATCAGCCTGTGCAGGCTTGATGAGCAGAAGGTATGCCTGGGATGCTTTCGCCACGTCGAAGACATCCGCGAATGGCGTTCGGCCGATGATGATCGGCGTCGGCAGATTCGCCGTGACGCAGATGAACGGCGTGCAAGCTTCGAGGCCGGCCAGGCTGTGGGCTGA
- the cyaY gene encoding iron donor protein CyaY, translating into MSLTEARFHDLVDATQQNIEDVFDESGLDVDLENSAGVLTVKFEGGTQLIFSRQEPLRQLWLAAKSGGFHFDYNEEDQCWACDSSDELLSEMLERFTVEQAGVELDFSEI; encoded by the coding sequence ATGAGTTTGACCGAAGCGCGCTTTCACGATCTGGTCGATGCGACTCAGCAGAATATCGAAGACGTATTCGACGAGAGTGGTCTGGATGTGGACCTGGAAAACTCGGCCGGTGTACTGACCGTCAAGTTTGAAGGCGGCACGCAGCTTATCTTCAGCCGTCAGGAGCCGCTGCGTCAGCTCTGGCTGGCCGCCAAATCGGGTGGTTTTCACTTCGACTACAACGAAGAGGACCAGTGCTGGGCCTGCGATTCCAGTGATGAACTGCTGAGCGAGATGCTGGAGCGCTTCACCGTCGAGCAGGCTGGCGTCGAGCTTGATTTCTCCGAGATCTGA
- a CDS encoding class I adenylate cyclase produces the protein MTRNPEIRPDLDEGIDRKVLSQLRNRFLSVNDGRYARALEGMSTRQQSVMTLLPLFFHVNHPLLPGYVSGSTPAGVSHYEPGAQVLSEAQRLTRSFSYKARHGNPPQPIHGLFLMGSLGTLAQAEQSDMDVWVCHDSALEPEAIAELRKKCKALEAWAATMGAEAHFFLIDPQRFRRGDRDSQLSSDDCGTTQHYLLLDEFYRTAIWLAGRTPMWWLVPVYEEQNYQDYTHTLLSKRFIRASEVLDLGPMSAIPPAEFVGAGLWQLFKGIESPYKSVLKLLLIEVYSSEHPRVQCLSLRFKQAVFANQLDLDELDPYVVVYRRIEEHLQARKESERLELVRRSLYLKVNKKLTGSPRLRSNGWQRLLLERLTLEWGWDDRHLTLLDSRSQWKVRQVVNERRALVNELNYSYRFQTQFARTQSSADALDARDLTILGRRLYAAFERKAGKIEFINPGIAPDLAEDTLTLVNSPNKREPGKHQWALYNGNLGIHEWPDFSPIKRSRELLDILTWCHRNSVIDATTRVALHPGISDLTEFELFNLLGALQQSIELPLPEVSDEALLQPSVPKEILLLVNVGVDPLRHHRDLNILMTTHRTDSLSYAGVRENLVLTLDQITLNTWNETLVSRYDGPHALLDCMSELLASLPEHRQQPQIRVRCFCHNRAPAIAQRVEELISTAQLLLARKLNHRYLIQVQQQYHVLEIEPGRVGHIVVNSLPGLFKYLGEELPRYSPLHLDPQALDDHDLALILPFGQPECIQVFYRINEPDADLYVLDEHNSLWHQRVPYHDEPSLLIPLQRFFHSLVHRRGASLPLDNPFEPVLLETLYHQVLPSGAAVARRIEHRQAPTAADKSYYDVQAIIEESSPGQMNVTLYCDNSEFSELEYGDQLYAAVAQQILGKRQEPQRYRCYITDLDLSGLLDGKHGQSILFLRHKAALEKLLNEAMDQA, from the coding sequence ATGACGCGTAATCCTGAAATTCGCCCTGACCTGGATGAGGGCATCGACCGCAAGGTGCTCAGCCAGTTGCGTAACCGCTTCCTGTCGGTCAATGACGGGAGATACGCGCGTGCCCTGGAAGGCATGTCGACCCGCCAGCAAAGCGTGATGACGCTATTGCCGCTGTTCTTTCACGTCAATCATCCGCTATTGCCCGGCTATGTTTCCGGCAGTACGCCTGCGGGCGTTTCACATTACGAACCCGGCGCGCAGGTACTGAGCGAAGCGCAGCGGCTGACCCGCTCTTTTTCGTACAAGGCACGGCACGGCAACCCGCCGCAGCCGATCCATGGCCTGTTCCTGATGGGCAGCCTCGGCACACTGGCCCAGGCTGAACAGAGCGATATGGACGTGTGGGTCTGCCACGACAGCGCGCTGGAGCCGGAGGCCATCGCCGAGCTGCGCAAGAAGTGCAAAGCGCTTGAAGCGTGGGCGGCAACCATGGGCGCTGAGGCGCATTTTTTCCTGATTGATCCACAGCGATTCAGGCGCGGAGACCGCGATTCGCAGCTCAGCTCCGACGATTGCGGCACCACTCAGCATTATCTGTTGCTCGATGAGTTTTACCGCACCGCGATCTGGCTCGCGGGTCGCACACCGATGTGGTGGCTGGTGCCGGTCTATGAAGAACAGAATTATCAGGATTACACCCATACGCTGCTTAGCAAGCGCTTCATCCGCGCCAGCGAAGTGCTTGATCTGGGGCCGATGTCGGCTATTCCGCCCGCAGAGTTTGTCGGTGCCGGGTTGTGGCAATTGTTCAAAGGCATCGAGTCGCCTTACAAGTCAGTCCTCAAGCTGCTGCTGATCGAGGTGTATTCAAGCGAACATCCACGCGTGCAGTGCCTGAGCCTGCGCTTCAAGCAAGCGGTGTTCGCCAACCAGCTCGACCTGGATGAACTCGATCCTTATGTGGTCGTCTACCGGCGCATCGAAGAGCATCTGCAAGCACGTAAAGAATCAGAGCGTCTGGAGCTGGTGCGGCGCAGCCTGTACCTGAAGGTCAACAAGAAGCTGACCGGCTCGCCCCGCCTGCGCAGCAATGGCTGGCAGCGCCTGCTGCTGGAGCGTCTGACCTTGGAATGGGGATGGGATGATCGCCACCTGACCCTGCTCGACAGCCGCAGCCAGTGGAAAGTCCGCCAGGTGGTCAATGAGCGGCGGGCGCTGGTCAACGAGCTGAATTACAGCTATCGCTTTCAGACTCAGTTCGCTCGCACTCAAAGCAGTGCAGATGCACTCGACGCTCGCGACCTGACCATCCTCGGGCGTCGTCTTTATGCCGCCTTCGAACGCAAGGCCGGCAAGATCGAATTCATTAATCCGGGCATCGCTCCGGACCTCGCCGAAGACACGCTGACGCTGGTCAATTCACCCAACAAACGTGAACCGGGCAAACACCAATGGGCGCTGTACAACGGCAACCTCGGCATACATGAATGGCCGGACTTTTCGCCGATCAAGCGCAGCCGTGAACTGCTCGATATCTTGACCTGGTGCCATCGCAACAGCGTGATCGACGCCACCACCCGCGTGGCGCTGCATCCGGGTATCAGCGACCTGACCGAATTCGAGCTGTTCAATCTGCTCGGCGCCTTGCAGCAAAGCATCGAGCTGCCACTGCCTGAGGTCAGTGACGAAGCGTTGCTGCAACCCAGCGTGCCCAAGGAAATACTCTTGCTGGTGAATGTCGGCGTCGACCCGCTCAGGCACCATCGCGATCTCAATATCCTGATGACCACCCACCGCACCGACTCGCTCAGTTACGCAGGCGTTCGGGAGAATCTGGTGCTGACGCTGGACCAGATCACGCTCAATACCTGGAACGAAACACTGGTCAGCCGCTATGACGGCCCGCACGCGCTGCTCGATTGCATGAGCGAACTGCTCGCCAGCCTGCCGGAACACCGTCAACAGCCGCAGATTCGCGTGCGGTGTTTCTGCCATAACCGGGCGCCCGCCATCGCCCAGCGGGTCGAAGAGCTGATCAGCACGGCGCAACTGCTGCTCGCCAGAAAGCTCAATCATCGCTATCTGATCCAGGTGCAGCAGCAGTACCACGTCCTGGAGATCGAGCCAGGCAGGGTCGGTCATATCGTCGTCAACAGCCTGCCCGGCCTGTTCAAATACCTGGGTGAAGAACTGCCGAGATACAGCCCGCTGCATCTCGACCCTCAAGCACTGGACGACCACGACCTGGCCCTGATCCTGCCTTTCGGGCAACCGGAGTGTATTCAGGTGTTCTACCGGATCAACGAGCCGGATGCCGATCTGTACGTGCTGGACGAGCACAATTCGCTCTGGCACCAGCGCGTGCCGTATCACGACGAACCCAGCCTGCTGATACCGCTGCAGCGCTTTTTTCACTCATTGGTCCACCGCCGTGGTGCATCGTTGCCGCTGGATAATCCGTTCGAGCCCGTATTGCTGGAAACGCTTTACCACCAGGTTCTGCCTTCGGGTGCGGCAGTGGCGCGGCGCATCGAACATCGTCAGGCGCCGACCGCTGCAGACAAGTCGTATTACGACGTCCAGGCGATCATCGAAGAAAGCTCGCCGGGGCAGATGAACGTCACCCTGTATTGCGACAACAGCGAGTTTTCCGAGCTGGAATATGGCGATCAGCTGTATGCCGCCGTTGCACAGCAAATCCTCGGCAAGCGCCAGGAGCCGCAACGCTACCGCTGTTACATCACCGACCTCGACCTTTCCGGCCTGCTGGATGGCAAACACGGGCAAAGCATCCTCTTCCTGCGGCACAAGGCCGCGCTGGAAAAACTGCTGAATGAGGCCATGGATCAGGCTTGA
- a CDS encoding HAD family hydrolase, with product MIKLVTFDLDDTLWDTAPAIVGAEASLRDWLAEHAPKLGPVTVEHLWEIRSRLVAADPSLKHRISALRRRVLFHALEDAGYDSDEAQDLADQAFEVFLQGRHKVQIFPDVQPTLEILAKTFTLGVITNGNADVRRLGLADYFAFALCAEDLGIGKPDPALFLEALRRGNADASVAVHVGDHPSDDIAGAQQAGMRAIWYNPQGKAWDTDRLPDAEIHNLSQLPEVLARWA from the coding sequence ATGATTAAGCTGGTGACGTTCGACCTTGATGACACGCTCTGGGATACCGCGCCTGCGATTGTCGGTGCAGAAGCCTCGTTGCGTGACTGGCTGGCCGAGCACGCGCCAAAGCTCGGCCCCGTTACCGTCGAGCACCTGTGGGAGATCCGCTCACGCCTGGTGGCCGCTGATCCCTCCTTGAAGCACCGAATCAGCGCGTTGCGTCGGCGGGTGCTGTTTCATGCCCTTGAGGACGCCGGTTACGACTCAGACGAAGCGCAGGATCTGGCTGATCAGGCTTTTGAGGTGTTTCTGCAGGGTCGCCATAAGGTGCAGATCTTTCCTGATGTGCAGCCTACTCTGGAAATTCTCGCCAAAACCTTCACCCTGGGCGTCATCACCAACGGCAATGCAGATGTGCGACGGCTGGGCCTCGCGGATTACTTTGCCTTTGCCCTGTGCGCCGAAGACCTGGGCATTGGCAAACCAGACCCGGCACTGTTTCTGGAGGCACTCAGGCGCGGTAACGCAGACGCCAGCGTGGCGGTCCACGTCGGCGACCACCCCAGCGACGACATCGCAGGTGCGCAACAGGCTGGCATGCGCGCCATCTGGTACAACCCGCAAGGCAAAGCCTGGGATACCGACCGGTTACCGGACGCCGAGATTCACAACCTGTCGCAGTTGCCGGAAGTGCTCGCCCGCTGGGCTTGA
- the xerC gene encoding tyrosine recombinase XerC, translating to MEQHLDAYCMHLRSERQVSPHTLEAYRRDLGKVLAFCQKTGLSHWTALDIQHLRSFTARQHQQGQSSRSLARMLSAVRGFYKYLNREGICQHDPANGLAPPKGERRLPKTLDTDRAAQLLDGGVEEDFLAQRDQAILELLYSSGLRLSELTGLNLDQLDLRAGLVQVLGKGSKTRVLPVGSKARKALESWLPLRALTNPQDDAVFVSQHGKRLGPRAVQNRVKAAGERELGQNLHPHMLRHSFASHLLESSQDLRAVQELLGHADIKTTQIYTHLDFQHLATVYDSAHPRAKRKGSADD from the coding sequence ATGGAACAGCATCTGGACGCCTACTGCATGCACCTGCGCAGTGAGCGCCAGGTGTCGCCGCACACGCTTGAAGCCTACCGACGCGATCTGGGCAAGGTGCTCGCGTTCTGCCAGAAAACCGGGCTATCCCACTGGACCGCTCTGGATATCCAGCACCTGCGCAGCTTCACGGCTCGTCAACATCAGCAGGGCCAGTCCTCGCGCAGCCTGGCCCGCATGCTGTCGGCCGTGCGTGGTTTCTACAAATACCTGAACCGGGAAGGCATCTGCCAGCACGACCCCGCGAACGGTCTGGCGCCGCCCAAAGGCGAGCGACGCCTGCCCAAGACGCTGGACACCGACCGCGCTGCGCAACTGCTGGACGGCGGCGTCGAGGAAGACTTTCTGGCCCAGCGCGACCAGGCCATCCTGGAACTGCTTTACTCATCAGGGTTGCGGCTGTCCGAACTGACCGGCCTGAACCTTGATCAGTTAGACCTGCGCGCCGGGCTGGTGCAGGTGCTCGGCAAGGGCAGCAAGACTCGTGTTTTGCCGGTCGGCAGCAAGGCTCGCAAAGCGCTGGAGTCCTGGCTGCCCTTGCGCGCCCTGACCAACCCGCAAGACGATGCGGTGTTCGTCAGTCAGCACGGCAAACGGCTCGGCCCACGTGCAGTGCAGAACCGAGTGAAAGCCGCTGGCGAGCGCGAGCTTGGCCAGAACCTGCACCCGCACATGTTGCGTCACTCATTTGCCAGCCATTTGCTGGAATCATCGCAAGACCTGCGCGCCGTGCAGGAGCTGCTCGGTCACGCCGATATCAAGACCACGCAGATCTACACGCATCTGGACTTTCAGCACCTGGCTACTGTCTATGACAGTGCTCATCCACGAGCCAAACGGAAAGGATCTGCAGATGATTAA
- the sutA gene encoding transcriptional regulator SutA, which yields MSDDDTNDDLVDDLEGEDDGEELAAASPEDDAVEVDDSDVPAAPAKGKAKAAVSVEELPSVEAKNKERDALARAMEEFLARGGKVQEVEANVVADPPKKPENKYGSRPI from the coding sequence ATGAGCGACGACGACACTAACGACGACCTGGTAGACGACCTGGAAGGCGAGGATGACGGTGAAGAGCTTGCAGCTGCTTCCCCGGAAGACGACGCCGTTGAAGTAGACGACTCCGACGTTCCGGCGGCACCCGCCAAAGGCAAGGCCAAGGCCGCAGTTTCGGTCGAAGAATTGCCCAGCGTAGAAGCCAAGAACAAAGAGCGTGATGCGCTAGCGCGTGCCATGGAAGAATTCCTGGCGCGTGGCGGCAAGGTGCAGGAAGTGGAGGCCAATGTGGTCGCCGATCCGCCCAAGAAGCCTGAAAACAAGTATGGCAGCCGTCCTATCTGA
- a CDS encoding DUF484 family protein: MTDQPPASTGTPSESPADSAAPDLEAEAVIAFLLEHPEFFAEHDELLVSMRIPHQRGDTVSLVERQLKLLRERNIEMRHRLSQLMDVARDNDRLFEKTRRLNLALMDATSLDELVIAVEDSLRQDFQVPFVSLILFSDTPMQVGRWVSNAEAQKAIGGLIGEKIICGALREHELAFLFGADQAKEVGSTAIASLNHLGLHGVLAIGSRDPQHYKSSVGTLFLSYIADVLSRLLPRFAHSLRSVR, from the coding sequence ATGACCGACCAGCCTCCAGCTTCCACCGGCACCCCCAGCGAATCGCCTGCCGATAGCGCAGCGCCAGACCTCGAAGCAGAGGCGGTCATCGCTTTCCTGCTTGAGCATCCCGAATTCTTCGCCGAGCACGATGAACTGCTTGTGTCGATGCGCATTCCTCACCAGCGTGGCGACACCGTTTCGCTGGTCGAGCGCCAGCTCAAGCTGCTGCGCGAACGCAATATCGAAATGCGCCATCGCCTCTCGCAGCTGATGGACGTCGCGCGCGACAACGACCGACTGTTCGAAAAGACCCGCCGTCTGAATCTCGCGCTGATGGATGCCACCAGCCTGGACGAGTTGGTCATTGCAGTAGAAGACAGCCTGCGCCAGGACTTTCAGGTGCCTTTCGTCAGCCTGATCCTGTTTAGCGATACCCCGATGCAAGTCGGCCGCTGGGTCAGCAATGCCGAAGCCCAGAAAGCCATTGGCGGTCTGATTGGCGAAAAAATCATCTGCGGCGCCCTGCGTGAGCACGAACTGGCCTTTCTGTTTGGCGCAGATCAAGCCAAGGAAGTCGGCTCGACCGCAATCGCCAGCCTCAACCATCTGGGCCTGCATGGTGTGCTGGCCATCGGCAGCCGCGACCCTCAACACTACAAAAGCTCGGTCGGCACCCTGTTCCTCAGTTACATCGCCGATGTACTGAGCCGCCTGCTGCCCCGCTTCGCCCACTCGCTACGTTCGGTTCGCTAG